In Xanthomonas sp. SI, the following are encoded in one genomic region:
- a CDS encoding response regulator transcription factor, with the protein MPRALVIEDDEVTARDIVAELGAHGFTAVWIANGRDGLDHALADGYDIITLDRMLPGMDGIDVVSELRKRAVETPVLMISALSEVDERVRGLRAGGDDYLTKPFSPDELVARAEVLLRRRRSASATPQTRLRVADLELDLVRHNALRNGQPLALLPTEFRLLEFLMRNAGQVVTRQMIFEHVWGFHFDPGTNVIDVHLGRLRRKIDGNGQPPLIRTMRGSGYVLAPAD; encoded by the coding sequence TGCCCAGGGCCCTGGTCATCGAAGACGATGAAGTGACCGCCCGCGACATCGTCGCCGAGCTCGGCGCCCATGGCTTCACCGCCGTGTGGATCGCCAACGGCCGCGACGGTCTCGACCATGCGCTGGCCGACGGCTACGACATCATCACCCTGGACCGCATGCTGCCGGGCATGGACGGCATCGATGTCGTTTCCGAACTGCGCAAGCGCGCGGTGGAAACGCCGGTGCTGATGATCAGCGCGCTGTCGGAGGTGGACGAGCGCGTGCGCGGCCTGCGTGCCGGCGGCGACGACTACCTGACCAAGCCGTTCTCGCCCGACGAGCTTGTCGCGCGCGCCGAAGTGCTGCTGCGCCGCCGTCGCAGCGCCAGCGCCACGCCGCAGACGCGCCTGCGCGTGGCCGACCTGGAACTGGACCTGGTCCGCCACAACGCGCTGCGCAACGGCCAGCCGCTGGCCCTGCTGCCCACCGAGTTCCGCCTGCTCGAGTTCCTGATGCGCAACGCCGGCCAGGTGGTGACGCGGCAGATGATCTTCGAGCACGTCTGGGGCTTCCATTTCGATCCCGGGACCAACGTGATCGACGTCCATCTCGGCCGCCTGCGCCGCAAGATCGACGGCAACGGCCAGCCGCCGCTCATCCGCACCATGCGCGGCTCGGGGTATGTGCTTGCGCCCGCTGACTGA